The DNA segment CACCATGACTCACCTCAATATAATGCATTCCCGCATTATCCAAAGCACGGGTTACCGAACGTACTTGTTCCTCTGTGTATTGGTGTGCAACGACGTGACTCCCATCCCGTAAACATACCTCGGTAATTTTGATTGGCAGGTCTTTATTACCATTCATCTTTCTTAGTCCTCCCTTCAAATAATTAATCCAATGTAGCAGTTCCAACTGTTTTTTGTTCCAATTGGACACGTGCAAAATCTTCAGCTACTTTTGTCGCCGCAGCTGTCATGATGTCTAAATTGCCTGCGTATTTCGGAAAATAATCTCCCGCACCTTCCACTTCTAAGAAAACGGTCACTTTATTTCCATCAAATAATGGCTCTTGTTTTAATCGATAACCAGGGACATATTGCCTTACAGTGTCTATCATTTCATTAATAGATTGCAGAATGTTGTCCTTTTCCAAATGTTTCACTTCGCAAAAAACGGTATCTCGCATAATTACAGGCGGTTCAGCTGGATTTAAGATAATAATTGCTTTCCCTTGATCAGCTCCGCCAACCTCTTCAATCCCTCTTCGTGTAGTTATGGTAAACTCATCAATATTTGCCCTAGTTCCTGGTCCTGCGCTCTTGCTGGAAATGGTCGCAATGATTTCTGCATATGTTACATCTGCAACGCGATTAATAGCATAAACGATCGGAATTGTCGCTTGACCGCCACATGTTATCATATTTACATTTGATTCATTTAAATTACTATCAATATTTACAGCAGGGCATACAAATGGACCTCTAGCAGCAGGCGTAAGGTCAATAGTTAGTTTCCCTAGTTCTTTTAATACTTTTGCATGTCTAACATGTGTTTTTGCAGAAGTAGCATCAAAAACGATATCTGCAAGATCAGGCGAATCTACTAATGCCTGAATTCCATTTGAAAAGACTCGAAGTCCTCGGTCCTGTGCTCGTTTCAAGCCATCCGATTCTGGGTCAATCCCAATCATGGCCGTTAATTCTATCCAATCACTTCTTTCAAGCTTATACATAAGATCCGTACCAATGTTACCAGAACCAATAATTGCCGCTTTTATTTTTTCCATGATTAAAACCTCCCCTACTCAAATGTGACAGAAACTGTTCCTAATGGGCCGAATTTTGCGGTAATCGTATCGCCAGCGTTTACTGCAATGGCACCAGAAAGTGCTCCAGGAAGAATGAGCTCACCTGCTTTTAGGTGAATACCAAATTCATGCAATTTATTTGCTAACCAGGCCACTGCTTGTGCTGGATGGCCAAGCGCAGCTGTTCCGGATCCGGTAGCCACAAGCTCTTCATTTTTATAAAGAACCATTCCTTGCGTTCGTAAATCCAGGCCTTCAATCGTGGTTAGCTTAGTTCCGACGACAACCCTTGCTGATGATCCATTGTCTGCCACTGTATCAACCAAATTAATTTTCCAATCTGTTATTCTACTATCAATAATTTCTATAGTAGGCACCACATATTTTGTAGCCATTAATACATCGAGATAATTTACATTTGGTCCTACTAAGTCGTGTTCTAGAATAAAACCAATTTCTGCTTCCACCTTAGGACTTATGAATTCAGCTATTTTCACCGTTTCACCATCTGCTATTTTCATATCATTTAATAGATGGCCATAATCTGGTTCATTCACACCCAGCATTTGCTGCATCGCTGCACTTGTAAGCCCTACCTTCTTTCCAATAACCTCTTGCCCTTCTTTTATCTTTCTATCAATCACTTCGAGCTGAATATGATAAGCATCATTCACATTCAACTCAGAATAGCGTTGTGTTAAGGGAGCTACTGAATATTGATGATTTTCTGCATCAAGTAATTCATGAGCGATCGATTCTACTAAAATTTTCAATTGAACTGCACCTTCCTTTGCTATATTTATAGATAAGCTTTGTTAAATTTGTCTGTTGATTTCCGCTCCAGGCACGAGCGGTTCGTGGGCGTTTCGGCGAGCCTCCTCGGCGCAAGCGCCTGCGGGGTCTCCCCTGACCCGTACTCCCACAGGAGTCTTCGTGCCTTCCGCTCCAATCAACAGGTTAGAAAAATCAACACTGTTCTTAAACACAACCTATAGATAAAAAGTGGCCAATATTAGCCACCTTATCACTTTCCATCTTATAATTTCATTGTTATGGTCTTGGCCTCTGTATAAAATTCAAAGCTGTGGCGGCCGCCTTCCCTGCCAATCCCGCTAGCCTTTGAACCTCCAAATGGAGTTCTTAAATCCCGATAGTACCAACAATTGATCCAGAACAAGCCTGAATTAATTTGGGCAGCTACACGATGGGCACGTCTTAAATCATTTGACCAAACGACGCCCGCTAGGCCGTAGATAGAATCATTAGCTATTTGAATAGCCTCTTCTTCCGTTTTAAACGGAATGACTACTAAAACTGGGCCGAAAATTTCTTCCTGAGCTACTCTCATTTTATTATTTACATCATAGAGTACCGTCGGCTCGTAAAAATTCCCCTGTGTTAATCCATCTACTCGCTTGCCGCCAATTGCAAGCTTTGCACCTTCTGCAATTCCAATTTGCACATAATCGTCAACAGTTTCTAAATGGCTTTTGGATATAACCGCACCCATATCAGTACTCTCATCCAATGGGTCACCTACTCTGATTTTCTTAACGGCTGCTACAAATTTTTCGAGAAATTTATCATAAACGGTTTCCTGCACTAACAATCGTGAACCTGCTAAACAAATTTCTCCTTGATTTCTAAAAATCGCCTCAATCGAGCCCGCAACCGCTTCGTCTAAATCTGCATCTTCAAATACAATATTGGCCGATTTTCCACCTAATTCTAATGATACGGGGATTAACTGTGAGGCTGCATTTCTCATAACGGTTTTACCAGTTGAGCTTTCCCCAACAAAGGAAATTCGACGAACGTTAGGATGAGTAGTCATTGCGGTACCTACTGTTCCACCTGGTCCTGTAAGTATATTCAACACTCCTGGCGGTAATCCTGCTTCATTGGCAATTTCACCTAACATGACTGCACTAAGGGGAGTATAGGATGCCGGCTTTACAATTACCGTATTTCCTGCAGCTAAGGCAGCAGAAGCTTTCCATGTCATTTGCATAAAAGGTAAATTCCAAGGAATGATTAAACTTGTTACACCTGCAGGAGCATATTTTGTATAGCTCATATGCTTGGATTGTTCATAATGCTCATGATGGATATATTTAGCCATTTCAGCGAAAAATCGTAAATTGGATGCTGCTCTAGGAATATCAAAATCTCTGCTTTCTTTAATTGGTTTGCCCACGTCTAAGGTTTCGATTAATGCTAGTTCATCTACACGTTCCATCACTAGGTCAGACATACGGCAGAGAATTTTCGCTCGCTCCTCAACTGGCATTTGGCTCCAAATACCACTTTCATAAGTTCGTTGTGCAACTTGTATAGCTCTTTCTACATCCTGTTCACTTGCACTTGCGACTGAAGCTAACTTTTGATTGGTTGCTGGATTAATAGTGTCAAAGGTTTCTCCTGAAATAGCATTAACGTATTCCCCATTAATAAACAGCTTTGCGTCATTAATTTGTAGTTGTTTTTCAAGCAATTTACTCATCATGTTCACCATCCTCGACCTCTAGAATCATCTCAACCTCAACTGTGTTATTGTGGGGCAACTGTGCCATCCCTACAGCAGATCTCGCATGCCTGCCCTTTTCCCCAAACACTTCTACCAATAAATCGGAGGAACCGTTCATTACTTTAGGCTGAGCTGTAAAATCAGGAGTACTGTTGACAAACCCAAGAATTTTTACCACCCGTTTTACTTTGCTGAGATCACCCAGTTCATGTTTAACAACTGCTAAAAGA comes from the Neobacillus sp. PS2-9 genome and includes:
- a CDS encoding acetaldehyde dehydrogenase (acetylating): MEKIKAAIIGSGNIGTDLMYKLERSDWIELTAMIGIDPESDGLKRAQDRGLRVFSNGIQALVDSPDLADIVFDATSAKTHVRHAKVLKELGKLTIDLTPAARGPFVCPAVNIDSNLNESNVNMITCGGQATIPIVYAINRVADVTYAEIIATISSKSAGPGTRANIDEFTITTRRGIEEVGGADQGKAIIILNPAEPPVIMRDTVFCEVKHLEKDNILQSINEMIDTVRQYVPGYRLKQEPLFDGNKVTVFLEVEGAGDYFPKYAGNLDIMTAAATKVAEDFARVQLEQKTVGTATLD
- a CDS encoding fumarylacetoacetate hydrolase family protein, whose amino-acid sequence is MKILVESIAHELLDAENHQYSVAPLTQRYSELNVNDAYHIQLEVIDRKIKEGQEVIGKKVGLTSAAMQQMLGVNEPDYGHLLNDMKIADGETVKIAEFISPKVEAEIGFILEHDLVGPNVNYLDVLMATKYVVPTIEIIDSRITDWKINLVDTVADNGSSARVVVGTKLTTIEGLDLRTQGMVLYKNEELVATGSGTAALGHPAQAVAWLANKLHEFGIHLKAGELILPGALSGAIAVNAGDTITAKFGPLGTVSVTFE
- a CDS encoding aldehyde dehydrogenase, which translates into the protein MMSKLLEKQLQINDAKLFINGEYVNAISGETFDTINPATNQKLASVASASEQDVERAIQVAQRTYESGIWSQMPVEERAKILCRMSDLVMERVDELALIETLDVGKPIKESRDFDIPRAASNLRFFAEMAKYIHHEHYEQSKHMSYTKYAPAGVTSLIIPWNLPFMQMTWKASAALAAGNTVIVKPASYTPLSAVMLGEIANEAGLPPGVLNILTGPGGTVGTAMTTHPNVRRISFVGESSTGKTVMRNAASQLIPVSLELGGKSANIVFEDADLDEAVAGSIEAIFRNQGEICLAGSRLLVQETVYDKFLEKFVAAVKKIRVGDPLDESTDMGAVISKSHLETVDDYVQIGIAEGAKLAIGGKRVDGLTQGNFYEPTVLYDVNNKMRVAQEEIFGPVLVVIPFKTEEEAIQIANDSIYGLAGVVWSNDLRRAHRVAAQINSGLFWINCWYYRDLRTPFGGSKASGIGREGGRHSFEFYTEAKTITMKL
- a CDS encoding RidA family protein, encoding MMVEKVMTPEEKLASLGLKLPSLRPASGNYVSCVRTGNLIFTSGQGTDEYRGKLGEDVSIEVGYQAARQCMLNLLAVVKHELGDLSKVKRVVKILGFVNSTPDFTAQPKVMNGSSDLLVEVFGEKGRHARSAVGMAQLPHNNTVEVEMILEVEDGEHDE